GAAGATGAACGCGAGGGGCAGGACGTAGAGCATGATGCGCTGCATCTGATACGCCTGGCCGGTCTTGGCCTCGGGGGAGAGGTTCTTCGAGATGATCTGCAGCTGCGTGAAGAACTGCGACACGATCATGAGGATCACGAGGATCACGAGGATCACGACCGTGGCGGTCTGATTCGTGTTGATCGCCTCGATCATGTTGACGTGCAGCGGCGCGACACCGAACAACTCCGCGTTGTAGAACTCGCGGGTCAGGACGGGGTTCAGAAGCCCGGTGCCGCCGATGCCCCACTCCGCGTGGCGCTTGACCTCACTGAGTGTGTAGAACATGCCCAGCAGGATCGGCATCTGCACGAGGAGAGGAAGACAGCTCGACAGCGGCGACGTGCCGTGCTTCTTGTACATCGCCATGGTCTCGCGGCTCATGGCCTCGCGAGAGAGCTGATCGCGCTTGCCGCGGTAGCGTTCCTGGATCTTGCGCATCTCCGGCGCGAGTTCCATCATCTTGCGCTGGCTCTTGATCTGCCGCACGAACAGCGGGATCAGTGCGGCGCGCACCACGATGACGAGTCCGATGATCGACAAAACCCAGGTCAGACCGGCATCCGGCTGCAGTCCGATGGACGTGAAGATCCAGTGCCAGAAGACGAGGATCGCCTCGACGACGAACTTGAACGGCCAGAGGATGACGCTGAAGAAGTCCGTACCACCCGGACGCGGGGTCGTCGGGTTCGGAAGCGGCGGCAGGGTCGCCGCGGCGGCGAAGAGATCCACCAAGGATCAGTCCTTTCTGCGGGGCACGACGAAGCCGTGCGAAGTCAGGTCGTGCCGGAAGTGCGCGTGAGGGGGGACATCATCGATGCCTCCCGCTGCCCACGGGTGGCATCGGGCGAGTCGGGTGGCTGCGAGTGCCGACCCCTTGATCACACCGTGCTGCTGCACCGCGCCGAGCGCGTAGGCCGAACACG
This DNA window, taken from Microbacterium sp. MM2322, encodes the following:
- the yidD gene encoding membrane protein insertion efficiency factor YidD; protein product: MADAASLPAAIALLPRNAVIGLLHGYRATISQVYGDVCKYYPSCSAYALGAVQQHGVIKGSALAATRLARCHPWAAGGIDDVPPHAHFRHDLTSHGFVVPRRKD
- the yidC gene encoding membrane protein insertase YidC, with the translated sequence MDLFAAAATLPPLPNPTTPRPGGTDFFSVILWPFKFVVEAILVFWHWIFTSIGLQPDAGLTWVLSIIGLVIVVRAALIPLFVRQIKSQRKMMELAPEMRKIQERYRGKRDQLSREAMSRETMAMYKKHGTSPLSSCLPLLVQMPILLGMFYTLSEVKRHAEWGIGGTGLLNPVLTREFYNAELFGVAPLHVNMIEAINTNQTATVVILVILVILMIVSQFFTQLQIISKNLSPEAKTGQAYQMQRIMLYVLPLAFIFSGVFFPLGVVMYWFTSNIWTMVQQFIVIRNLPTPGSEAAKAREERLAKKGKALDSSGKVIPMAKYEAEQQRLVEEAERAKAEAPKRQQPVGKNRAKKQAQKGKQDGTS